One stretch of Rissa tridactyla isolate bRisTri1 chromosome 21, bRisTri1.patW.cur.20221130, whole genome shotgun sequence DNA includes these proteins:
- the LOC128900444 gene encoding pepsin B-like: protein MKWFILALVCLQLSEGLVRIKLKKAKSIRQKMREAGVLDDYLKKVKYDPAKKYQFSEDYVVYEPITNHLDSSYFGEISIGSPPQNFLVLFDTGSSNLWVPSTYCQTPACYNHAKFKPSKSSTFISNGRSYNISYGSGTLTVVLGYDTLRIQTITVRKQEFGLSKNEPTQPFYYADFDGILGMAYPSLAVGGTPTALQGMLQQGQLTQPIFSFYFSRQPTYNYGGELIFGGIDTRLFHGDIVWAPVTQELYWQVALNEFAIGQSVTGWCKQGCQAIVDTGTFLLTMPQEYIDSFLQAVGAQLTSYGYAVDCNEIHNMPTITFVIKGAQLPLYPSAYVLNDNGYCTLGIEATYLPSQNGQPLWILGDVFLKEYYTVFDMANNRVGFAPSA, encoded by the exons ATGAAGTGGTTCATCCTGGCCCTGGTGTGTCTCCAGCTCTCGGAGGGGCTGGTGAG AATCAAACTGAAGAAAGCCAAGTCTATACGGCAGAAAATGAGGGAGGCCGGAGTGCTAGACGACTACTTGAAGAAAGTTAAATATGATCCTGCCAAGAAATACCAGTTCAGTGAGGACTATGTGGTGTATGAGCCGATAACCAACCACCTGGAT TCCTCCTACTTCGGGGAGATCAGCATCGGGTCCCCGCCGCAAAACTTCTTGGTGCTTTTCGACACCGGTTCCTCCAACCTGTGGGTGCCCTCCACCTACTGCCAGACGCCGGCGTGCT ACAATCACGCGAAGTTCAAGCCCAGCAAGTCCTCCACCTTCATCTCCAACGGCCGGTCCTACAACATCTCCTACGGCAGCGGCACGCTCACGGTGGTGCTGGGCTACGACACGCTGAGG ATCCAGACCATCACGGTCAGAAAACAGGAGTTCGGGCTCAGCAAGAACGAGCCAACCCAGCCTTTCTACTATGCCGACTTCGATGGGATCCTGGGAATGGCCTACCCCTCGCTGGCGGTGGGAGGGACGCCCACCGCACTGCAGGGCATGCTGCAGCAGGGCCAGCTCACCCAGCCCATCTTCAGCTTCTACTTCTCTCG CCAACCCACCTACAACTACGGGGGAGAGCTCATTTTTGGAGGCATCGACACTCGGCTCTTCCACGGGGACATTGTGTGGGCACCAGTGACCCAGGAGCTTTACTGGCAGGTGGCGCTTAACGA GTTTGCTATCGGGCAGTCAGTGACGGGCTGGTGCAAACAGGGCTGCCAGGCCATCGTGGACACGGGGACGTTCCTGCTGACGATGCCCCAGGAGTACATAGACAGCTTCCTTCAGGCCGTGGGGGCCCAGCTGACCAGCTACGGT TATGCAGTTGACTGCAATGAGATCCACAACATGCCCACCATCACCTTCGTCATCAAGGGAGCTCAGCTCCCGCTCTACCCCTCTGCCTACGTCTTGAAC GACAACGGCTACTGCACTCTGGGGATTGAGGCCACCTACCTGCCTTCCCAGAACGGGCAGCCACTCTGGATCTTGGGTGATGTCTTCCTCAAGGAGTATTACACCGTCTTTGACATGGCTAACAACCGTGTCGGCTTCGCCCCGTCGGCGTAG
- the FRS3 gene encoding fibroblast growth factor receptor substrate 3, translated as MGSCCSCLCRDNIPDNHPTKFKVTNVDDEGNELGSGIMELTQTELILHTHKRDAVRWPYLCLRRYGYDSNLFSFESGRRCQTGQGIFAFKCSRAEEIFNLLQDLMQCNSINIVEEPVVITRNSHPTERELSRTPQAPNSLGYTVPGFPNGFHSFPGETLSYSTARHPSVSSLRHSSVGEDSTHALIGPDEQSHTYVNTANGDQELRGRHCMHSLPEVHPPFPHRNHSCSLEDRNPQVFLQPGEVKFVLGPAPNYRRICRHHRECRTHFCPPNNNNNECEEECPSPQCVYENVNGLLPPSTSSLCRGGRLKLTREDTGLSGCSHRRTALLHYENLPSLPPVWECQPLRRGEEDAGAGDVLTPSPNGYSEAGEEDPLQNYMNSENTALHGGSSQRRSGFLPRARRACMPSVFSFDFPRPCPEQPRQLNYIQVELEAEPCKGHQNPPVPRVPPPATHEARRTDSYAVIDLKKTAAMSSLQRALPRDDGTSRKTRHNSTDLPL; from the exons ATGGGGAGCTGCTGCAGTTGTCTGTGCAGAGACAACATCCCAGACAACCATCCCACCAAATTTAAG GTAACGAACGTGGATGATGAAGGTAACGAGCTGGGATCTGGGATTATGGAGCTGACACAGACGGAGCTCATCTTGCACACTCACAAGCGAGATGCTGTCAGGTGGCCCTACCTCTGCTTGCGCCGCTATGGCTATGACTCCAACCTCTTCTCCTTCGAGAGCGGTCGTCGCTGCCAGACGGGGCAGG GGATTTTTGCCTTCAAGTGTTCCAGAGCAGAGGAGATCTTTAACCTCCTCCAGGACCTGATGCAGTGTAACAGTATCAACATAGTGGAAGAGCCTGTTGTCATCACCAGGAACAGTCACCCCACGGAGCGGGAGCTCTCCCGGACCCCCCAGGCACCCAACA GTCTGGGGTACACTGTCCCAGGATTTCCCAACGGatttcacagcttccctggagaaACCCTATCATACTCCACAGCCCGCCACCCCTCCGTGAGCAGCCTGAGGCATTCCTCTGTGGGCGAAGACTCTACTCATGCCCTTATTGGGCCTGATGAGCAG TCCCACACCTACGTCAACACGGCCAATGGTGATCAGGAGCTGAGGGGCCGACATTGTATGCACTCCTTGCCTGAAGTCCACCCTCCTTTCCCCCATAGGAACCACAGCTGCTCCCTCGAAGACCGCAATCCCCAGGTCTTTCTACAGCCAGGGGAGGTTAAGTTCGTGTTAGGTCCCGCGCCCAACTACAGACGCATCTGTCGGCACCACCGGGAGTGCAGGACACACTTCTGcccccccaacaacaacaacaacgagtGTGAGGAGGAATGCCCTTCACCCCAGTGCGTCTATGAGAACGTCAACGGcttgctgccccccagcacctcctctcTCTGCCGAGGCGGGCGCTTGAAACTCACCCGGGAGGACACAGGCCTATCTGGCTGCTCCCATCGCAGAACGGCGTTGCTGCACTATGAGAACTTGCCGTCGCTGCCCCCGGTGTGGGAGTGCCAGCCGCTCCGGCGGGGCGAGGAGGACGCGGGCGCCGGGGATGTGCTGACACCTTCCCCCAACGGTTACTCCGAGGCTGGTGAAGAAGATCCCCTGCAGAACTACATGAACTCGGAGAACACCGCACTGCACGGGGGCAGCAGCCAGCGGCGCAGTGGCTTCCTGCCAAGGGCTCGTCGTGCCTGCATGCCCAGCGTCTTCAGCTTCGACTTCCCTCGGCCCTGTCCGGAGCAGCCGCGGCAGCTCAACTACATCCAGGTGGAGCTGGAGGCTGAGCCGTGCAAGGGACATCAGAACCCACCGGTCCCCCGTGTcccacctcctgccacccacGAAGCCCGCCGGACGGACTCCTACGCGGTCATTGACCTAAAAAAGACAGCGGCCATGTCCAGTTTGCAAAGGGCCCTGCCGAGAGATGATGGGACTTCGCGGAAAACTCGACATAACAGCACTGACCTGCCTCTGTAA